From a single Pseudomonas serboccidentalis genomic region:
- the rpiA gene encoding ribose-5-phosphate isomerase RpiA codes for MTQDQLKQAVAQAAVDFILPKLDDKSIVGVGTGSTANCFIDALAQHKGAFDGAVASSEATAARLKGHGIPVYELNTVSDLEFYVDGADESDEHLNLIKGGGAALTREKIVAAVAKTFICIADASKLVPVLGEFPLPVEVIPMARSHVARQLVKLGGDPVYREGVLTDNGNIILDVHNLQITNPVELEAQINAIVGVVTNGLFAARPADLLLLGTSEGVKTLKAE; via the coding sequence ATGACCCAGGATCAACTCAAACAGGCAGTGGCTCAGGCCGCCGTCGACTTCATCCTTCCGAAACTCGACGACAAGAGCATCGTCGGGGTCGGCACCGGCTCCACCGCCAACTGCTTCATCGATGCACTGGCCCAGCACAAGGGCGCGTTCGATGGCGCGGTCGCCAGCTCCGAAGCCACCGCTGCGCGCCTCAAGGGCCACGGCATTCCGGTGTATGAACTGAACACCGTCAGCGACCTGGAGTTCTACGTCGACGGCGCCGATGAAAGCGATGAGCACCTGAACCTGATCAAGGGCGGCGGCGCGGCCCTGACCCGCGAGAAGATCGTCGCGGCGGTGGCCAAGACCTTCATCTGCATCGCCGACGCCAGCAAACTGGTACCGGTGTTGGGCGAATTCCCCCTGCCGGTCGAAGTGATCCCGATGGCCCGCAGCCACGTGGCCCGTCAGCTGGTGAAACTGGGCGGCGACCCGGTGTACCGCGAAGGCGTGCTGACCGACAACGGCAACATCATCCTCGACGTGCACAACCTGCAGATCACCAACCCGGTGGAACTGGAAGCGCAGATCAACGCGATCGTCGGCGTGGTCACCAACGGCCTGTTCGCGGCGCGTCCGGCGGATCTGCTGTTGCTGGGCACCAGCGAAGGCGTGAAAACCCTTAAGGCTGAGTAA